One Nocardioides aromaticivorans genomic window carries:
- a CDS encoding DEAD/DEAH box helicase, whose translation MSETAENETTTFADLGLGDRILQALTDVGYETPSAIQAQTIPHLLQGRDVMGLAQTGTGKTAAFALPILDQLDLTQRRTEGQPQALVLAPTRELALQVCEAFEKYAANLRGVSVLPVYGGQGYGVQLSALRRGVDIVVGTPGRIMDHLEKGTLDLTELRFLVLDEADEMLNMGFAEDVETILADTPADKQVALFSATMPKQIRALSQTYLKDPVEIAIERKTRTAENIRQRYLIVSYPQKVDALTRILEVENFEGAIVFVRTKNETETLAEKLRARGYSAAAINGDIVQAQRERTVNQLKDGKLDILVATDVAARGIDVPRISHVFNYDIPTDTEAYVHRIGRTGRAGRSGDAISFITPRERYLLKHIEKATRSTLEQMQLPSVDAINESRLSRFDDQITAALESPSISFFRDVVSHYIKEHDVPEVDVAAALAIVMQGDTPLLLEPEPEPERRPRREYDDRDDRRGGDRFDRGDRGDRGGRDRAPRSGGNFQAYKIQVGKRHRVEPRQIVGALANEGGLDRRDFGKITIRPDYSIVELPAQLSPDQWERLKNTRISGKLIELAKDYGPPKRSRG comes from the coding sequence GTGAGTGAGACCGCTGAGAACGAGACCACGACTTTTGCCGACCTCGGCCTCGGCGACCGGATCCTGCAGGCGCTGACCGACGTCGGCTACGAGACGCCGTCGGCGATCCAGGCGCAGACGATCCCGCACCTGCTCCAGGGGCGCGACGTGATGGGCCTCGCCCAGACCGGCACCGGCAAGACGGCGGCCTTCGCGCTGCCGATCCTCGACCAGCTCGACCTCACCCAGCGTCGTACCGAGGGACAGCCACAGGCGCTGGTGCTCGCGCCGACGCGCGAGCTGGCCCTGCAGGTCTGCGAGGCGTTCGAGAAGTACGCCGCCAACCTGCGCGGCGTCAGCGTCCTCCCCGTCTACGGCGGCCAGGGCTACGGCGTCCAGCTGTCCGCGCTGCGCCGTGGCGTCGACATCGTCGTCGGCACGCCGGGCCGGATCATGGACCACCTCGAGAAGGGCACGCTCGACCTCACCGAGCTGCGCTTCCTCGTCCTCGACGAGGCCGACGAGATGCTCAACATGGGCTTCGCGGAGGACGTCGAGACGATCCTCGCCGACACCCCGGCCGACAAGCAGGTCGCGCTCTTCTCGGCCACGATGCCGAAGCAGATCCGCGCGCTGTCGCAGACCTACCTCAAGGACCCGGTCGAGATCGCCATCGAGCGCAAGACCCGGACCGCCGAGAACATCCGGCAGCGCTACCTGATCGTCAGCTACCCGCAGAAGGTCGACGCGCTGACCCGGATCCTCGAGGTCGAGAACTTCGAGGGCGCCATCGTCTTCGTCCGCACGAAGAACGAGACCGAGACCCTCGCCGAGAAGCTGCGCGCCCGCGGCTACAGCGCCGCCGCCATCAACGGCGACATCGTGCAGGCGCAGCGCGAGCGGACCGTCAACCAGCTCAAGGACGGCAAGCTCGACATCCTCGTCGCGACCGACGTCGCCGCGCGCGGCATCGACGTGCCCCGGATCAGCCACGTCTTCAACTACGACATCCCGACCGACACCGAGGCCTACGTGCACCGGATCGGCCGCACCGGCCGTGCCGGCCGCAGCGGTGACGCGATCTCGTTCATCACCCCGCGCGAGCGCTACCTCCTCAAGCACATCGAGAAGGCCACCCGCTCCACCCTCGAGCAGATGCAGCTCCCGAGCGTCGACGCGATCAACGAGTCGCGGCTGAGCCGCTTCGACGACCAGATCACCGCCGCGCTCGAGTCGCCGAGCATCTCCTTCTTCCGCGACGTGGTGAGCCACTACATCAAGGAGCACGACGTCCCCGAGGTCGACGTCGCCGCCGCCCTGGCGATCGTGATGCAGGGCGACACCCCGCTCCTCCTCGAGCCCGAGCCCGAGCCGGAGCGCCGCCCCCGTCGCGAGTACGACGACCGCGACGACCGTCGCGGTGGCGACCGCTTCGACCGGGGCGACCGCGGCGACCGGGGCGGACGCGACCGTGCGCCGCGCTCCGGCGGCAACTTCCAGGCCTACAAGATCCAGGTCGGCAAGCGGCACCGCGTCGAGCCCCGCCAGATCGTCGGCGCCCTTGCCAACGAGGGCGGCCTCGACCGTCGCGACTTCGGCAAGATCACGATCCGGCCGGACTACTCGATCGTCGAGCTGCCCGCGCAGCTCAGCCCGGACCAGTGGGAGCGGCTGAAGAACACCCGGATCAGCGGCAAGCTCATCGAGCTGGCGAAGGACTACGGTCCGCCTAAGCGGTCACGCGGCTGA
- the glmS gene encoding glutamine--fructose-6-phosphate transaminase (isomerizing) — translation MCGIVGYIGGQQAAPLLLEGLTRLEHRGYDSAGLAVLGSSGIKVAKQAGRVRDLGDGLPKRFGGKIGIGHTRWATHGPANDVNAHPHTDEAGRVAVVHNGIIDNAAALRAELSGAGVELASDTDTEVLAHLIARSGAKTLEARTAEALSRVEGTYGIAVTHADFPDRIVVARNGSPLIIGVGDHEMHVASDLAAVVRYTTTVAHLDDGEMATVTAGGFKTWRIDASGLSATDRRAKEVDIDPEAYDAGDHESFMHKEMLEQPARAEAVLRGRLDDKFGTGHLGGLNLDARELRAVKRVKILGCGSAYYVGQMGASLIEELARIPADAEAASEFRYRNPIVEPDTLYVAVSQSGETIDTLLAVQEIQRKGGFVIGLVNVVGSAIAREVDGGIYLHAGPEVAVASTKALTNMYLAFAMLAVQLGRVRDLSIADGRRLIAGLNAIPGQIDQVLAAEPELAVVAKSLAEAESLFFIGRVRGFPVAREGAQKFKEISYRHAEAYQTSELKHGPLALISTAVPTVAIVPDDELVERNVAALHEIAARGGPLTVVTHAGVDLGDLAGKVERIDVPKNERELDPILLTIPLQVLAYHAALSLGHDIDKPRNLAKSVTVE, via the coding sequence ATGTGCGGCATCGTCGGATACATCGGTGGGCAGCAGGCGGCCCCCCTCCTGCTCGAGGGCCTGACCCGGCTGGAGCACCGCGGCTACGACTCGGCCGGCCTCGCGGTCCTCGGCTCGAGCGGGATCAAGGTCGCCAAGCAGGCCGGCCGCGTCCGCGACCTCGGCGACGGTCTGCCGAAGCGCTTCGGCGGCAAGATCGGCATCGGGCACACCCGCTGGGCGACCCACGGCCCGGCCAACGACGTCAACGCCCACCCGCACACCGACGAGGCGGGCCGCGTGGCCGTCGTCCACAACGGCATCATCGACAACGCCGCCGCGCTGCGGGCCGAGCTGTCCGGGGCCGGGGTCGAGCTGGCCTCCGACACCGACACCGAGGTGCTCGCCCACCTCATCGCCCGCTCGGGTGCCAAGACCCTCGAGGCGCGGACCGCCGAGGCGCTGTCCCGGGTCGAGGGCACCTACGGCATCGCGGTCACCCACGCCGACTTCCCGGACCGGATCGTCGTGGCCCGCAACGGAAGCCCGCTGATCATCGGCGTCGGCGACCACGAGATGCACGTCGCGTCCGACCTCGCGGCCGTCGTCCGCTACACGACCACCGTCGCCCACCTCGACGACGGCGAGATGGCGACCGTGACCGCGGGCGGCTTCAAGACCTGGCGCATCGACGCCTCCGGCCTCTCCGCCACCGACCGCCGGGCCAAGGAGGTCGACATCGACCCCGAGGCGTACGACGCCGGCGACCACGAGTCCTTCATGCACAAGGAGATGCTCGAGCAGCCCGCCCGCGCCGAGGCGGTCCTCCGCGGCCGGCTGGACGACAAGTTCGGCACCGGCCACCTCGGCGGCCTCAACCTCGACGCCCGCGAGCTGCGCGCGGTCAAGCGGGTCAAGATCCTGGGCTGCGGGTCGGCGTACTACGTCGGTCAGATGGGCGCCTCGCTCATCGAGGAGCTGGCCCGGATCCCCGCCGACGCCGAGGCGGCCAGCGAGTTCCGCTACCGCAACCCGATCGTCGAGCCGGACACGCTGTACGTCGCCGTGAGCCAGTCCGGCGAGACCATCGACACCCTGCTCGCGGTCCAGGAGATCCAGCGCAAGGGCGGCTTCGTGATCGGCCTGGTCAACGTCGTCGGCTCGGCGATCGCCCGCGAGGTCGACGGCGGCATCTACCTGCACGCCGGCCCGGAGGTCGCGGTCGCCTCGACCAAGGCCCTGACCAACATGTACCTCGCCTTCGCGATGCTCGCCGTCCAGCTCGGCCGGGTGCGCGACCTCTCCATCGCCGACGGCCGCCGGCTCATCGCCGGCCTCAACGCGATCCCGGGCCAGATCGACCAGGTGCTCGCTGCGGAGCCGGAGCTCGCGGTCGTCGCGAAGTCGCTGGCCGAGGCGGAGAGCCTGTTCTTCATCGGGCGGGTGCGCGGCTTCCCCGTGGCCCGCGAGGGCGCGCAGAAGTTCAAGGAGATCAGCTACCGCCACGCCGAGGCCTACCAGACCAGCGAGCTCAAGCACGGCCCGCTCGCGCTGATCTCCACCGCGGTGCCGACCGTCGCGATCGTCCCCGACGACGAGCTCGTCGAGCGCAACGTGGCCGCCCTGCACGAGATCGCGGCCCGGGGCGGCCCGCTCACGGTGGTCACCCACGCCGGCGTCGACCTGGGTGACCTGGCGGGCAAGGTCGAGCGGATCGACGTACCGAAGAACGAGCGCGAGCTCGACCCGATCCTGCTGACCATCCCGCTGCAGGTGCTCGCCTACCACGCCGCGCTGTCGCTGGGCCACGACATCGACAAGCCCCGCAACCTCGCGAAGTCCGTCACCGTGGAGTGA
- a CDS encoding YceI family protein: MTENAALTDISGDYTLDVAHSRLGFVARHAVVTKVRGQFSDWSATAHIDTANPAASSVTLTINPASVSTGSADRDGHLQSPDFFDVAQYPEWKFVSTEVSRDGNEWTITGDLTIKDVTKPVTIEFEENGSAKDPFGNVRVGFEGDVTVNRKDWGLTWNAALETGGVLVSEKIKLEFDISAIKTA, translated from the coding sequence ATGACCGAGAACGCAGCCCTCACCGACATCTCCGGCGACTACACCCTCGACGTCGCCCACAGCCGCCTCGGCTTCGTGGCCCGCCACGCGGTCGTCACCAAGGTCCGCGGCCAGTTCAGCGACTGGAGCGCCACCGCCCACATCGACACCGCCAACCCCGCCGCCTCCTCGGTCACGCTGACCATCAACCCGGCCAGCGTCAGCACCGGCAGCGCCGACCGCGACGGTCACCTGCAGTCCCCCGACTTCTTCGACGTGGCGCAGTACCCCGAGTGGAAGTTCGTCTCCACCGAGGTCAGCCGCGACGGCAACGAGTGGACCATCACCGGCGACCTGACCATCAAGGACGTCACCAAGCCGGTCACCATCGAGTTCGAGGAGAACGGCTCCGCCAAGGACCCGTTCGGCAACGTCCGCGTGGGCTTCGAGGGTGACGTCACCGTCAACCGCAAGGACTGGGGCCTGACCTGGAACGCCGCGCTCGAGACCGGCGGCGTCCTCGTCTCCGAGAAGATCAAGCTCGAGTTCGACATCTCGGCGATCAAGACCGCCTGA
- a CDS encoding DUF4261 domain-containing protein produces MTLLAVLVQDAPEPDRERISSTALAVRLLTDWRDLDNARLVPSDGSLAYDGLSVLWSTIDAPYPDDLTAYCAHSRLWPPTVPPPLDHTRHTLVTTFPTDAGRAGAALLTKAVASMVALDPTIRAVLWAPADHVVLPAAFRELALDGQPSSLMLTWVACNVDAHPDGHLTGHTRGLGALGLMDVEIPSTGRDAGETLEQLHGLAQYQLADGGVIADGDTVGGSAREQIVVRHAPSAYDPGVTVLRLEPGASPRRRGLFRRA; encoded by the coding sequence ATGACATTGCTCGCGGTCCTCGTCCAGGACGCCCCCGAGCCCGACCGGGAGCGGATCAGCAGCACGGCGCTCGCCGTGCGGCTGCTGACCGACTGGCGCGACCTCGACAACGCGCGGCTGGTGCCGAGCGACGGCTCGCTCGCCTACGACGGCCTCTCGGTCCTGTGGTCCACGATCGACGCGCCCTACCCGGACGACCTCACGGCGTACTGCGCCCACAGCCGGCTCTGGCCGCCGACCGTCCCGCCGCCGCTCGACCACACCCGCCACACACTGGTGACGACCTTCCCCACCGACGCCGGCCGGGCCGGCGCCGCGCTGCTCACGAAGGCCGTCGCGTCGATGGTCGCGCTCGACCCGACGATCCGCGCCGTGCTGTGGGCGCCGGCCGACCACGTGGTCCTGCCGGCCGCCTTCCGTGAGCTCGCCCTCGACGGGCAACCCTCCTCGCTGATGCTCACGTGGGTCGCGTGCAACGTCGACGCCCACCCCGACGGGCACCTGACGGGCCACACCCGCGGGCTCGGCGCCCTCGGCCTGATGGACGTGGAGATCCCGTCGACCGGCCGCGACGCGGGCGAGACGCTCGAGCAGCTCCACGGGCTGGCGCAGTACCAGCTCGCCGACGGCGGGGTGATCGCCGACGGCGACACCGTCGGCGGCAGCGCCCGGGAGCAGATCGTCGTCCGGCACGCCCCGTCGGCGTACGACCCCGGCGTGACCGTGCTGCGCCTCGAGCCCGGTGCGAGCCCGCGCAGGCGCGGCCTGTTCCGGCGCGCCTGA
- a CDS encoding lipoyl protein ligase domain-containing protein, which produces MRLLELTGSIADFHARPIPDDLPEAEAWSYRPPGRGLVLGSAQQESIADLAAAERAGIAVAKRRSGGGAVYVDPARCVWVDVVLPPHDERWSDDVREATYWLGEAWQRALASLGIDTRLYRGGLEQTPWGRLVCFAALGPGEVLVGDRKLVGISQRRTRAGARFQCIAYDRWDAHDVLDLLDLSDADRTAAAADLATRATGVGDHLDALRAAIVAELLGSGRTPVE; this is translated from the coding sequence ATGCGGCTGCTCGAGCTCACCGGGTCGATCGCGGACTTCCACGCCCGCCCGATCCCCGACGACCTGCCGGAGGCCGAGGCCTGGTCCTACCGGCCGCCCGGCCGCGGCCTCGTGCTCGGGAGCGCGCAGCAGGAGTCGATCGCCGACCTCGCCGCCGCCGAGCGGGCCGGCATCGCCGTCGCCAAGCGGCGCAGCGGCGGTGGGGCGGTGTACGTCGACCCGGCGCGCTGCGTGTGGGTGGACGTCGTGCTGCCGCCCCACGACGAGCGGTGGAGCGACGACGTGCGGGAGGCGACGTACTGGCTGGGCGAAGCCTGGCAGCGCGCGCTCGCCTCGCTCGGGATCGACACCCGCCTCTACCGCGGCGGCCTGGAGCAGACGCCGTGGGGACGGCTGGTCTGCTTCGCGGCGCTCGGGCCCGGCGAGGTGCTGGTCGGCGACCGCAAGCTCGTCGGCATCTCCCAGCGCCGCACCCGCGCCGGGGCGCGCTTCCAGTGCATCGCCTACGACCGGTGGGACGCGCACGACGTCCTCGACCTGCTCGACCTCTCCGACGCCGACCGGACCGCCGCGGCCGCGGACCTCGCCACCCGCGCCACGGGCGTGGGCGACCACCTCGACGCGCTCCGCGCCGCGATCGTCGCCGAGCTGCTCGGGTCCGGGCGCACGCCGGTCGAGTAG
- a CDS encoding LysR family transcriptional regulator produces MDLDTIRAFLAVADGQTVTETAERAHRTQPAVSRALARLERDVGTPLLQRVGRGLVLTPAGRELVRHARDTLDAYERGVRSVQDATAPDGGFVPLAFLHTLGTWLVPELIREFRTQRPNVRFDLRQHGDAGLVDDLLNGVVDLAVTGDRPQLAPLEGRRLFLEPLRLVVPPDHRLATRRTARLADVADEQFIVLKPGFSLRAVTEDLCGQVGFEPRIGFEGEEVETIRGLVSAGLGVALLPELRGSAAATAPSLKVTDVNASREIGLAWVKDRRLPPASEHFREHALRTSRKIHVTDA; encoded by the coding sequence GTGGACCTCGACACCATCCGTGCATTCCTCGCGGTCGCCGACGGGCAGACCGTCACCGAGACGGCCGAGCGCGCGCACCGCACGCAGCCGGCGGTGTCGCGGGCGCTGGCCCGCCTCGAGCGGGACGTGGGTACGCCGCTGCTGCAGCGCGTCGGCCGCGGCCTCGTCCTCACCCCGGCCGGGCGGGAGCTGGTGCGGCACGCCCGGGACACCCTCGACGCCTACGAGCGCGGGGTCCGCTCGGTGCAGGACGCCACGGCCCCGGACGGCGGGTTCGTGCCGCTGGCCTTCCTGCACACGCTGGGCACGTGGCTGGTCCCGGAGCTGATCCGGGAGTTCCGCACGCAGCGGCCGAACGTCCGCTTCGACCTGCGCCAGCACGGCGACGCCGGCCTCGTCGACGACCTGCTCAACGGCGTGGTCGACCTGGCGGTCACCGGCGACCGCCCGCAGCTCGCGCCGCTGGAGGGCCGGCGGCTCTTCCTGGAGCCGCTGCGGCTGGTGGTCCCGCCGGACCACCGGCTCGCCACCCGTCGTACGGCGCGGCTGGCGGATGTCGCGGACGAGCAGTTCATCGTGCTGAAGCCGGGCTTCAGCCTGCGCGCGGTGACCGAGGACCTGTGCGGGCAGGTCGGCTTCGAGCCGCGGATCGGGTTCGAGGGCGAGGAGGTCGAGACGATCCGCGGCCTCGTCTCGGCGGGCCTCGGGGTGGCCCTGCTGCCCGAGCTGCGCGGCAGCGCCGCCGCGACCGCGCCCTCGTTGAAGGTCACCGACGTCAACGCCTCCCGCGAGATCGGCCTGGCCTGGGTCAAGGACCGGCGGCTGCCGCCGGCGTCCGAGCACTTCCGTGAGCACGCGCTCCGGACCAGCCGGAAGATCCATGTCACAGACGCATGA